A single Alcanivorax borkumensis SK2 DNA region contains:
- a CDS encoding 2Fe-2S iron-sulfur cluster-binding protein, which produces MGKITFIENDKTEHVTEFEAGITLMQVALDNAVPGIDGDCGGECACGTCHLIVPEEWFDKTGPINDAEEQMLSMTPERAKTSRLGCQVKATEAMDGMTVQLPEFQM; this is translated from the coding sequence GTGGGAAAAATCACCTTTATTGAGAATGATAAAACTGAACATGTAACAGAATTTGAGGCAGGTATTACTTTGATGCAAGTTGCCTTAGACAACGCCGTTCCCGGTATTGATGGGGATTGCGGCGGGGAGTGTGCCTGTGGTACCTGTCACCTGATTGTTCCAGAAGAATGGTTCGATAAAACCGGGCCGATTAATGATGCTGAAGAACAAATGTTGTCCATGACACCTGAGCGTGCAAAAACCTCTCGGTTGGGGTGTCAGGTTAAGGCCACTGAGGCAATGGACGGAATGACTGTTCAATTGCCAGAATTTCAAATGTAA
- a CDS encoding TetR/AcrR family transcriptional regulator, whose protein sequence is MGRKKNQAMSVAETDREFVLGAAARLFRQKGFDKTTVKEIAEACGMLPGSLHYRYPSKESILVDLMRLALEQASGSLSEAIKGECDPLEQVRLGINAHLELLVGGSDKVYVLLFEWRSLHGASRQEMIDLRDRYELLWSAMLKSLSSQGLIRADVDRDLLRLIGLGALNWVATWFNEDGRYTVKDIGDFVWAVIKDGVIKR, encoded by the coding sequence GTGGGAAGAAAAAAAAATCAGGCGATGTCGGTGGCCGAGACGGATCGAGAGTTTGTGCTTGGTGCTGCAGCTCGTCTGTTTCGGCAAAAGGGCTTTGATAAAACTACCGTAAAGGAGATCGCCGAAGCTTGTGGCATGTTGCCTGGTAGCCTGCATTATCGTTATCCCTCTAAAGAGAGCATCCTGGTAGACCTAATGCGGCTGGCACTTGAGCAGGCGTCGGGGTCCTTGTCTGAGGCAATTAAGGGGGAGTGTGATCCCCTTGAGCAGGTGCGGCTGGGGATCAATGCCCACCTTGAGTTGCTGGTTGGTGGGTCGGATAAGGTCTATGTGTTGCTTTTTGAGTGGCGCTCCTTACATGGTGCGTCACGCCAAGAAATGATTGATCTCCGGGACAGATACGAACTTCTATGGTCTGCTATGTTGAAATCCTTGTCATCTCAAGGGCTTATTCGTGCTGATGTGGATCGTGATCTTCTGCGCCTTATTGGGCTCGGAGCGTTAAACTGGGTGGCAACGTGGTTTAACGAAGACGGCCGGTATACCGTGAAGGATATCGGTGACTTTGTCTGGGCGGTAATAAAAGATGGGGTAATTAAGCGGTAG
- a CDS encoding flavin-containing monooxygenase has translation MNMAAFATQNPRYNISPDHEVIIIGAGISGIGAAIQLRADGIKDILILERSEDVGGTWRDNRYPGIAVDISSFTYSFSFEQNANWSRVFAPGNELYQYTRQVTSKYGIYPLIRFGVEVTRASFDLANHLWVLELGDGRQLRARHIVSACGGLISPKMPDIEGLEKFQGEVIHTARWPDDLDLSDKRVAVIGTGATAVQLLPEIAVKARQLDVYQRTPIWVLKKPDHTLPGWLKSLFRTVPGLQRTLRGATDTASETLMVLSTIYYRQAPWLVRMCEKAGIANMRKQLPNRKDLWEKLTPKYGFGCKRPTFSNEYFRTFARDNVELVTTPIKHITSSGITTDDGRSRRIDTLILATGYKTFEKGNIPSFDVIGSNSINLGDFWHDHRYQAYEGLTIPGYPNFYIMLGPYALIGTSYFKMVEGNAIHLSRCIREANRRGATQVEIRQSVHDDYFRNIQKRQQNTVFLNHNCAQSNSYYFDHHGDAPMLRPSTSLEMLWRAKHLPMNHYQFSRLGDHPNPTTPSTVESKRVSRIP, from the coding sequence ATGAACATGGCTGCTTTTGCAACCCAGAATCCTCGCTATAACATTAGCCCCGATCATGAAGTAATCATCATTGGCGCTGGCATCTCCGGCATTGGTGCCGCAATCCAGCTACGTGCCGATGGCATCAAGGACATTCTGATCCTTGAGCGCAGTGAGGATGTGGGTGGCACATGGCGCGATAACCGTTATCCGGGGATCGCTGTCGACATTAGCTCTTTCACTTACTCATTTTCGTTCGAACAGAACGCAAATTGGTCGCGAGTATTCGCTCCGGGAAACGAGCTTTACCAGTACACTCGGCAGGTAACAAGCAAGTATGGCATCTACCCCCTTATTCGTTTTGGCGTCGAAGTCACTCGCGCCAGCTTCGATCTTGCTAACCATCTCTGGGTGCTTGAGCTTGGGGATGGGCGACAACTTCGAGCGCGGCATATTGTTTCGGCTTGCGGCGGGCTGATCTCGCCCAAAATGCCGGATATTGAGGGACTGGAGAAGTTCCAAGGCGAAGTCATTCACACTGCCCGCTGGCCGGACGATCTGGATCTCAGTGACAAGCGGGTTGCCGTGATAGGCACCGGAGCCACCGCAGTGCAACTGCTTCCGGAAATTGCCGTCAAGGCCCGCCAACTCGATGTCTACCAGCGCACCCCTATCTGGGTTCTAAAAAAACCGGATCACACCCTGCCCGGCTGGCTCAAGAGCCTGTTCCGAACCGTACCGGGTCTGCAACGCACCCTGCGCGGAGCCACCGATACCGCCAGTGAAACCCTGATGGTGCTTTCAACAATTTATTACCGCCAAGCCCCTTGGCTGGTGCGCATGTGCGAAAAAGCGGGCATCGCCAACATGCGTAAACAACTGCCCAACCGCAAGGACCTTTGGGAGAAACTGACACCGAAATACGGGTTCGGCTGTAAAAGGCCCACGTTCTCCAACGAATATTTCCGCACCTTCGCCCGGGACAACGTTGAGCTAGTCACTACGCCGATTAAACACATCACCTCCAGCGGCATTACCACCGATGATGGTCGCTCACGACGCATCGATACCTTGATCCTGGCCACCGGCTACAAAACTTTTGAGAAAGGAAACATCCCCTCTTTCGACGTAATCGGCAGCAACAGCATTAATTTGGGCGATTTTTGGCATGACCATCGCTACCAAGCCTACGAAGGCCTGACCATCCCAGGCTACCCGAACTTCTACATTATGCTCGGGCCCTATGCTCTTATCGGGACTTCTTATTTCAAGATGGTCGAGGGTAATGCTATCCACCTCTCACGCTGCATCCGCGAAGCCAACCGGCGTGGCGCCACCCAAGTGGAAATTCGCCAGTCAGTACATGACGATTATTTCCGCAATATTCAGAAGCGCCAGCAGAACACAGTGTTCCTCAACCACAATTGTGCGCAGTCAAACAGTTACTACTTCGACCACCACGGTGACGCGCCGATGCTGCGCCCATCTACCTCTTTAGAAATGCTGTGGCGGGCCAAACATTTGCCAATGAACCATTACCAGTTCAGTCGACTGGGCGATCACCCAAATCCCACCACCCCCAGCACAGTGGAAAGCAAACGGGTTAGTCGCATACCCTGA
- a CDS encoding AraC family transcriptional regulator, with product MGTFQDNQGHSQGVIMPKTSQQEGPQTPEADIPSNYSRLIARELGLAARQLPKLLRGTGLDVEQLLKEDSLLTATQQIRILRNALALSGKPEFGLRLGSRLTPATHGVMGLVAYSSPNLLAALQAFHTFLPTRASFIQLHLQQVDDLLVCLANFQVVVDEDVERCLAEAVIKAFFEMGEFIVGHPLYEAEVYFRHPAPTYQAVYPDYLPGSIHFGSNQLKLTFPMELCRIPNASANNENYSLAFQQCESMLARLQNHEPDYQTLLKKMMLSHPAGTLCEEEAAGALFISKRTLSRKLKEENSSFRKVRAEILSRQASAYLRDTQLSVEAIASLLNYHDTASFRRAFKRWFGMPPDQYRQRTD from the coding sequence ATGGGGACATTTCAAGACAATCAAGGTCATTCCCAAGGAGTGATTATGCCAAAAACATCACAGCAAGAGGGCCCCCAAACCCCCGAAGCTGACATTCCGTCGAATTATTCACGACTGATTGCACGTGAACTTGGTCTCGCTGCCCGGCAATTACCAAAGTTACTGCGCGGCACAGGCCTCGACGTTGAGCAGCTTTTGAAAGAAGACAGCTTACTCACTGCGACCCAGCAGATTCGCATCCTGCGCAATGCTCTGGCCTTGTCTGGCAAGCCTGAGTTCGGATTACGACTAGGCTCGCGCCTAACACCCGCAACCCATGGTGTAATGGGCTTGGTAGCCTATAGCAGCCCGAACCTACTGGCCGCACTACAGGCATTCCATACCTTCCTGCCCACGCGCGCAAGCTTCATCCAGTTACATTTGCAACAGGTTGATGATCTCCTCGTATGCTTGGCTAACTTCCAAGTGGTGGTAGATGAAGATGTTGAGCGATGTTTGGCGGAGGCCGTTATCAAAGCGTTCTTCGAAATGGGCGAATTCATCGTGGGGCACCCCTTATACGAAGCCGAGGTCTATTTTCGCCATCCAGCCCCCACATACCAAGCTGTATACCCAGATTATTTGCCTGGGTCGATTCATTTTGGCTCCAATCAGCTAAAACTCACTTTCCCGATGGAGTTATGCCGGATACCAAACGCTTCAGCGAACAATGAAAACTATAGCCTCGCCTTTCAGCAATGCGAATCTATGCTTGCTCGACTGCAAAACCATGAACCAGACTATCAAACCCTACTCAAAAAAATGATGCTGTCTCATCCAGCCGGCACACTATGCGAAGAAGAGGCGGCCGGCGCTTTATTCATTAGCAAGCGCACCCTCTCGCGTAAACTCAAAGAAGAAAATAGTAGTTTTCGAAAGGTTCGAGCTGAAATTCTTTCCCGTCAAGCTTCCGCTTACTTGCGCGATACCCAATTATCCGTAGAGGCTATCGCTTCACTGCTAAACTATCACGACACTGCAAGCTTTAGGCGAGCCTTTAAGCGCTGGTTTGGCATGCCGCCCGATCAGTACAGGCAGCGCACTGATTAG
- a CDS encoding metal-dependent hydrolase translates to MALANRKIGYDEVVTRDIHFPMNIENVARHWFGNDPWSTHWMNAILAAVPDGERWVMNSARRQLSKLDDPEVLNAAKEFIRQERIHAREHDEMNAIGVQHGVPIDKVEGVFKLIRKQLQHRLSDDMQSSIAAAFEHFTAIISSVLLEHPELFDETHPELRAMLYWHFVEETEHKSVSYDVFVDASGGGFRSYRLRASGMLLAIALGFPLMIGNQTYLLYKDRQILNLRSAAKMTKVLFWRPGILSKVLGGVTPYFSPTFHPWDDDNRDVIRIWKRAYEKTGDAQKAYQALRDHRAKHAPETLSAPQAEPA, encoded by the coding sequence ATGGCCCTAGCAAATCGCAAGATCGGTTACGACGAGGTTGTAACCCGTGACATTCACTTTCCCATGAATATCGAAAACGTGGCCCGCCACTGGTTCGGTAATGACCCTTGGTCCACCCACTGGATGAACGCCATCCTTGCCGCCGTCCCAGACGGCGAGCGCTGGGTTATGAACTCAGCCAGGCGACAACTTAGCAAGCTTGACGACCCGGAGGTGCTCAATGCCGCCAAGGAATTCATTCGCCAAGAGCGCATTCATGCTCGCGAGCACGACGAAATGAATGCCATCGGGGTGCAGCATGGGGTTCCCATCGACAAAGTCGAAGGCGTCTTCAAACTGATTCGAAAGCAACTCCAGCACCGTCTCAGTGACGACATGCAGAGCTCCATCGCTGCGGCGTTCGAGCATTTCACTGCGATTATCTCCTCGGTACTCCTTGAGCATCCGGAACTTTTTGACGAGACCCACCCAGAACTGCGCGCCATGCTCTATTGGCACTTTGTTGAAGAAACCGAGCACAAGAGTGTCAGCTACGACGTGTTCGTCGATGCCAGTGGCGGCGGCTTTCGCAGCTACCGGTTGCGCGCCAGTGGCATGCTACTAGCCATCGCCCTGGGTTTTCCCCTCATGATTGGCAACCAGACCTATCTACTCTACAAAGATCGCCAGATTCTGAATCTGCGCTCAGCAGCAAAAATGACCAAGGTGTTGTTCTGGCGGCCCGGCATTCTCTCCAAGGTCCTCGGTGGTGTAACACCCTACTTCTCACCCACCTTCCATCCTTGGGACGATGACAACCGTGATGTGATTCGTATCTGGAAGCGCGCCTACGAAAAAACCGGCGATGCCCAGAAGGCGTACCAGGCACTGCGAGATCACCGCGCCAAGCACGCACCGGAAACACTTTCTGCACCACAGGCTGAGCCCGCATGA
- a CDS encoding cytochrome P450 has product MSTSSSTSNDIQAKIINATSKVVPMHLQIKALKNLMKVKRKTIGTSRPQVHFVETDLPDVNDLAIEDIDTSNPFLYRQGKANAYFKRLRDEAPVHYQKNSAFGPFWSVTRYEDIVFVDKSHDLFSAEPQIILGDPPEGLSVEMFIAMDPPKHDVQRRAVQGVVAPKNLKEMEGLIRKRTGDVLDSLPLDTPFNWVPVVSKELTGRMLASLLDFPYDEREKLVGWSDRLSGASSATGGEFTNEDVFFDDAADMAWAFSKLWRDKEARQKAGEEPGFDLISMLQSNEDTKDLINRPLEFIGNLALLIVGGNDTTRNSMSGGVLALNQFPEQFEKLKANPKLIPNMVSEIIRWQTPLAYMRRVAKQDVELNGQTIKKGDRVLMWYASGNQDERKFENPEQFIIDRKDTRNHVSFGYGVHRCMGNRLAELQLRILWEELLPRFENIEVIGEPERVQSNFVRGYSKMMVKLTAKK; this is encoded by the coding sequence ATGTCAACGAGTTCAAGTACAAGTAATGACATCCAGGCAAAAATAATTAACGCCACATCCAAAGTCGTGCCAATGCATCTACAGATCAAGGCACTAAAAAACTTGATGAAGGTGAAGCGGAAGACCATTGGCACTTCCCGCCCTCAGGTGCACTTTGTTGAAACCGATTTGCCTGACGTCAATGATTTGGCGATAGAAGATATCGATACGAGTAACCCTTTTTTATACCGACAAGGTAAGGCGAATGCGTACTTTAAGCGGTTGCGTGATGAAGCGCCGGTGCACTATCAGAAGAACAGTGCTTTCGGGCCGTTCTGGTCGGTAACACGCTACGAAGATATCGTCTTCGTGGACAAGAGCCATGATTTGTTTTCCGCCGAACCCCAAATTATCTTGGGTGATCCTCCGGAAGGCCTGTCGGTTGAAATGTTCATCGCTATGGATCCTCCCAAGCACGACGTACAGCGTCGGGCAGTCCAGGGTGTTGTTGCGCCCAAGAACCTGAAAGAAATGGAAGGACTGATCCGCAAGCGCACCGGGGACGTACTGGATAGCCTGCCGTTGGACACTCCGTTCAACTGGGTGCCGGTGGTGTCGAAAGAGCTGACCGGGCGCATGCTAGCCTCACTGTTAGATTTCCCGTATGACGAACGCGAAAAACTGGTTGGCTGGTCGGATCGATTGTCCGGCGCGTCCTCGGCAACCGGCGGCGAGTTTACGAATGAAGATGTGTTTTTTGATGACGCGGCAGATATGGCGTGGGCTTTCTCCAAGCTTTGGCGTGATAAAGAAGCCCGTCAAAAAGCAGGTGAAGAGCCGGGTTTCGATTTGATCAGCATGCTTCAGTCCAATGAAGACACAAAAGATCTGATCAATCGTCCTTTGGAATTCATTGGTAATCTCGCGTTGTTGATTGTTGGCGGTAATGACACCACGCGTAACTCAATGAGCGGGGGGGTGCTGGCTTTAAATCAGTTCCCAGAGCAATTCGAGAAGCTAAAGGCGAACCCAAAGCTTATCCCCAATATGGTCTCTGAAATCATTCGCTGGCAAACGCCGCTTGCGTATATGCGCCGGGTTGCCAAGCAGGATGTGGAGCTGAACGGACAGACCATCAAGAAGGGTGATCGCGTGCTGATGTGGTATGCGTCGGGCAACCAGGATGAGAGAAAATTTGAGAATCCTGAGCAATTCATCATCGACCGCAAAGATACGCGTAACCATGTGTCGTTTGGTTATGGGGTTCACCGTTGTATGGGCAACCGCCTTGCCGAACTGCAGCTGCGTATTCTGTGGGAAGAGCTTCTCCCTCGCTTTGAAAACATCGAAGTGATCGGTGAGCCGGAGCGCGTGCAATCGAACTTTGTGCGGGGCTATTCCAAGATGATGGTTAAGTTGACGGCTAAAAAATAA
- a CDS encoding SDR family NAD(P)-dependent oxidoreductase, with product MKKKPLPPSTQAAAVITGAGSGIGRSFAYEVARRGGSVLCVDIDAERAEQVASNLRALGNHAIAQQCDVGDQAQMESLAENAESLLGRPVTLLINNAGVGLGGPIGEVSLEDWHWCMNVNLWGAIHGCHFFAPALRDLGYGGIINVASAAAFGSAPEMTAYNVTKAGVLALSETLSSELAGTGVQVTALCPTVVPTNIVENGRLPERRRDFASSAMTRFALTNADQVARQTLNALDRGDLYMLPQIDGRIAWRLKRLTPRLYARAIGEAYRILAD from the coding sequence ATGAAAAAGAAACCGTTACCCCCGTCCACCCAAGCGGCCGCCGTCATCACCGGTGCCGGCAGTGGCATCGGTCGTAGCTTCGCCTACGAAGTGGCCCGCCGCGGTGGCTCGGTGCTGTGTGTCGATATCGATGCAGAACGTGCCGAACAGGTGGCCAGCAACCTGCGGGCACTCGGCAATCACGCCATCGCGCAACAATGCGACGTGGGCGATCAAGCGCAGATGGAGTCCCTGGCGGAGAATGCCGAGTCCCTGCTCGGCCGGCCGGTGACACTGTTGATCAACAACGCGGGGGTCGGTCTCGGCGGTCCGATCGGTGAAGTGTCGCTTGAAGACTGGCACTGGTGCATGAACGTCAATCTCTGGGGCGCCATTCACGGCTGCCATTTTTTTGCCCCGGCCCTGCGCGACCTCGGTTACGGAGGCATCATCAATGTGGCCTCCGCGGCCGCCTTCGGATCTGCTCCGGAAATGACCGCCTACAATGTCACCAAAGCCGGCGTGCTAGCCTTATCGGAAACGCTTTCTTCCGAGCTGGCTGGAACCGGTGTGCAGGTCACCGCCCTGTGCCCAACGGTGGTTCCGACCAATATCGTCGAGAATGGGCGCCTGCCTGAACGTCGACGTGACTTTGCCAGTTCAGCGATGACCCGCTTTGCCCTGACCAACGCTGACCAAGTTGCTCGCCAGACCCTCAATGCCCTAGACCGTGGAGATCTGTACATGCTGCCACAAATCGACGGCCGCATTGCTTGGCGACTGAAACGCTTGACGCCAAGACTATACGCCCGCGCCATTGGCGAAGCTTACCGAATACTGGCTGATTAA
- a CDS encoding OmpP1/FadL family transporter has product MMPSTKTKRLPLIAVICGTALLSPSLTIAGAGDGASNYGLGPMNVGSALAFSPFTSNSWSVYYNPAAMARSEEGELSIVAQYGDQELRGKSLGGSAPLDRENDVLSDSSSELLLIGFKSRIAGISSTKRPIYFGLNVGTDEYTSNLLPYQANTSQEGQFLRYESQPLYLAFGGAVSNIIRGVDVGASARLTLEAKAKLETVSDLGGNTDSENLSLEASPSLSPALGINIRSGEMFCGSSECMPFGMDKLEVALFWRDESSYEVSVDANVVVPGVIPEPGLSLALSTIDTYQPEVLGAALLLPVGKFELTAGIEQHKWSALEREFASDTIRDQANLAFDDITIPRIGVSYQWSESMKLFAGAALEDSPLKSNRSQDVNYLDTDKKIFGLGASYRLANAPVLHMPLELAFAYQYQMLDEADFELTSINSPSNPNSYETLRADGEIQVFSSSLSLKF; this is encoded by the coding sequence ATGATGCCTTCAACAAAAACAAAACGGTTGCCTCTCATTGCTGTTATTTGCGGCACCGCACTACTCTCTCCTAGCTTAACCATTGCTGGTGCTGGCGACGGAGCCTCCAACTACGGGCTTGGCCCCATGAATGTAGGCTCTGCCCTCGCATTCAGCCCTTTTACGTCCAACAGCTGGTCGGTTTACTATAACCCTGCAGCAATGGCCCGCTCAGAGGAAGGCGAACTGAGTATCGTTGCACAATATGGCGACCAAGAACTACGAGGCAAATCACTGGGGGGCTCCGCGCCTTTAGATCGCGAGAACGATGTACTCTCCGACAGCAGCTCCGAGTTGCTATTAATCGGCTTCAAAAGCCGCATAGCCGGCATCAGCAGCACCAAAAGACCGATCTATTTCGGGCTTAACGTTGGTACCGATGAATACACATCCAACCTCTTGCCATACCAAGCCAATACCTCACAAGAAGGGCAGTTCCTACGCTACGAGTCGCAACCACTTTATCTTGCGTTTGGTGGCGCTGTCAGCAATATCATAAGAGGCGTTGACGTCGGGGCCTCCGCCCGCCTAACCCTGGAAGCTAAAGCAAAGCTGGAAACAGTCTCGGACCTGGGCGGCAACACTGACTCGGAAAATCTCTCCCTTGAAGCGTCCCCCTCACTATCCCCAGCATTAGGTATCAATATCCGTTCTGGCGAAATGTTTTGCGGTTCCAGTGAATGCATGCCTTTTGGCATGGACAAACTCGAAGTTGCGCTATTTTGGCGTGATGAAAGCAGCTACGAGGTGTCCGTCGATGCAAACGTAGTCGTGCCTGGGGTTATACCTGAACCAGGGCTGAGTCTGGCATTGAGCACCATCGACACCTATCAACCCGAGGTTCTCGGCGCGGCGCTCCTGCTTCCGGTAGGCAAATTCGAACTGACCGCCGGCATTGAGCAACATAAATGGTCTGCTCTTGAACGCGAGTTCGCCAGTGATACCATCCGTGACCAGGCCAACCTGGCATTTGACGACATCACTATTCCCCGTATTGGTGTCAGTTATCAGTGGTCGGAATCAATGAAGCTATTTGCTGGTGCGGCCCTGGAGGACTCCCCCTTAAAGTCCAACCGATCCCAAGATGTTAATTACCTAGACACCGATAAAAAAATCTTCGGCTTAGGTGCAAGCTACCGCCTAGCAAACGCGCCGGTATTGCATATGCCGCTAGAACTTGCCTTCGCATACCAGTATCAAATGCTGGATGAAGCAGACTTTGAGTTAACGTCTATCAACTCCCCCTCTAACCCCAACTCGTACGAGACCCTACGAGCCGATGGCGAAATCCAAGTATTTTCTTCCTCTCTATCGCTGAAGTTTTAA
- a CDS encoding alpha/beta hydrolase encodes MASIPAHLMKLLLRAGVKRDIRDPDKLVKHLRRAMNAPLAPSPLPRGIRLQRGKVAGTAGHWLSPTDPQTTILYLHGGAFIGGRLATYHNFCGHLARTLNARVFLPDYRLAPEHPFPAATDDAFNVYRELMADPRPIVIAGDSAGGNLTLVTLLRARDHKLRMPACAVAISPASDARGNLMSRQANSDSDAMLSHCMIEVATDVYLAGADPAHPYASPITQDFTGLPPLLFTVSSEECLRDDAYAAAHCARQAGVPVQLLERKDMPHVWPVFTFLLPEAKQDLPTIVRFLRKYLATTDAHEEAFHTANESDTTIPEISS; translated from the coding sequence ATGGCTTCTATTCCCGCACACCTCATGAAGTTGCTTCTTCGTGCCGGGGTCAAGCGCGATATACGCGACCCGGACAAACTGGTAAAGCACTTACGCAGAGCAATGAACGCTCCTTTGGCGCCCTCACCGCTTCCACGCGGAATACGGTTACAGCGAGGCAAGGTTGCCGGGACGGCAGGCCACTGGCTCAGCCCCACCGACCCACAAACAACCATACTCTACCTGCATGGTGGCGCGTTTATTGGTGGCCGCCTTGCAACCTATCACAACTTTTGTGGCCATCTGGCCCGCACGCTTAACGCGCGGGTTTTTCTTCCAGATTACAGACTCGCGCCAGAGCATCCGTTCCCGGCAGCGACGGATGATGCCTTTAATGTTTATCGTGAACTAATGGCTGATCCCCGCCCTATAGTCATTGCTGGAGACTCCGCAGGGGGCAACCTGACTCTGGTCACGCTACTACGCGCCCGAGATCACAAGCTGAGAATGCCGGCCTGTGCCGTAGCCATCTCCCCAGCATCAGATGCCCGAGGCAATTTGATGTCCCGACAGGCGAATAGCGACAGTGATGCCATGCTATCTCACTGCATGATTGAGGTCGCAACGGATGTCTACTTGGCAGGCGCTGATCCCGCCCACCCATATGCCTCACCAATCACCCAAGACTTTACCGGCTTGCCACCTCTACTTTTCACTGTAAGCAGCGAAGAGTGCCTGCGCGACGATGCCTATGCAGCCGCTCACTGCGCCCGACAAGCCGGCGTGCCTGTGCAGCTTCTGGAACGTAAAGATATGCCACACGTCTGGCCCGTATTCACTTTCCTGCTGCCGGAGGCAAAACAAGACCTCCCCACAATCGTCCGTTTTCTTCGCAAATATCTTGCCACCACAGACGCCCACGAGGAGGCATTTCACACTGCAAACGAGAGCGACACGACAATCCCGGAGATATCGTCATGA
- a CDS encoding GMC family oxidoreductase, translating to MTRQNGKVIEQQFDYVVVGAGSAGCAVAARLSESGSYSVLLLEAGPESRRNPFVNMPLGFLQLMFSRRFNWQFNTEPQRHMYGRSLFQPRGKMLGGSSGMNAQVYIRGHARDYDDWAREGCEGWSYADVLPYFRKTEHYEPPLAPAEAEFHGEGGPLNVAERRYTNPLSSAFVEAAVQAGHPHNKDFNGREQEGVGFYYAYQKDGARCSNARAYLEPAAGRSNLTVRSGAHVTRVLLEGSRATGVEYRSATGLVQVRAGREVVLCGGAFNSPQLLMLSGIGPREELSKHGIELRHALEGVGQNLQDHIDVFMRVKARSRQSISMHPSYWLKGMRALLQYLTGRRGVLTSNGAEAGGFIRSRPEESIPDLQLHFGPMLYADHGRDFKTAMSGYGYIVMIYGLRPLSRGRVGLHSADPLQAPLIDPNYMAETADVEQLVRGVHLVRKILAQRALESHHEVEISPGSALKSDDDLAEWVRTSGESAYHPVGTCKMGVDAMAVVDPRLRVHGLQGLRVVDASIMPTLVGGNTNQPATMIAEKGAAMILEDAKHTDG from the coding sequence ATGACTCGCCAGAACGGAAAGGTGATCGAACAACAATTCGATTATGTGGTGGTCGGTGCGGGCTCGGCTGGGTGTGCAGTGGCTGCCCGCCTTTCCGAGAGCGGCAGTTACTCGGTGCTGCTACTTGAGGCGGGGCCAGAGAGCCGGCGGAACCCCTTCGTTAACATGCCGCTGGGGTTCCTGCAGCTGATGTTTAGCCGCCGCTTTAACTGGCAGTTCAATACCGAACCGCAGCGTCACATGTATGGCCGCTCACTGTTTCAACCGCGCGGGAAGATGCTTGGTGGCTCCAGTGGCATGAACGCGCAGGTTTATATACGTGGCCATGCTCGTGACTATGATGATTGGGCGAGAGAGGGATGTGAGGGGTGGTCGTACGCCGATGTGTTGCCGTACTTCCGAAAAACCGAGCATTACGAACCGCCGTTGGCACCGGCTGAAGCAGAGTTCCATGGCGAAGGTGGGCCTCTCAATGTGGCCGAGCGACGTTATACGAACCCGCTAAGTTCGGCGTTTGTTGAGGCTGCGGTACAGGCAGGGCACCCGCACAATAAAGATTTTAACGGCAGAGAGCAGGAAGGCGTAGGTTTCTACTACGCTTACCAGAAGGACGGAGCGCGCTGCAGTAATGCGCGTGCCTATCTCGAGCCTGCGGCAGGGCGTTCCAACCTTACGGTTCGTAGTGGTGCTCATGTTACACGTGTGCTGCTTGAGGGTTCCCGCGCTACCGGTGTCGAGTACCGGTCTGCCACGGGGCTGGTTCAGGTCCGAGCAGGGCGCGAAGTTGTGCTTTGCGGCGGCGCGTTCAATTCTCCACAGCTTCTGATGCTATCCGGAATCGGCCCACGTGAGGAATTGTCCAAACACGGCATTGAGTTACGTCATGCGCTGGAGGGTGTTGGGCAGAATCTTCAGGATCATATTGACGTATTCATGCGTGTCAAAGCACGCAGTCGCCAGAGTATCTCCATGCATCCCAGCTATTGGCTCAAGGGAATGCGGGCGTTACTGCAGTATTTGACTGGGCGGCGCGGTGTATTGACAAGCAACGGTGCTGAGGCCGGAGGTTTTATCCGCTCTCGGCCTGAGGAATCCATACCCGACCTGCAATTGCACTTCGGGCCTATGTTGTATGCTGATCATGGCCGGGACTTTAAGACGGCGATGAGTGGTTATGGCTATATCGTCATGATTTACGGGCTTCGGCCATTGTCGCGTGGGCGTGTCGGTTTGCACAGCGCAGACCCGCTCCAGGCGCCGCTGATCGACCCTAACTATATGGCCGAGACGGCCGACGTTGAGCAGCTGGTTCGTGGCGTTCATTTGGTGCGCAAGATCCTAGCCCAGCGAGCGCTCGAGTCGCACCATGAGGTTGAAATTTCGCCTGGGTCGGCGTTGAAGAGTGATGATGATCTGGCTGAATGGGTGAGGACTAGCGGTGAGTCGGCATACCACCCGGTGGGCACGTGCAAGATGGGGGTAGATGCAATGGCGGTGGTAGACCCGCGTTTGCGAGTCCATGGACTGCAAGGCTTGCGAGTGGTTGATGCGTCCATCATGCCAACCTTGGTTGGTGGCAACACCAATCAACCGGCAACGATGATTGCTGAGAAGGGTGCAGCCATGATCCTTGAGGATGCCAAGCATACTGACGGTTGA